The Thiogranum longum genome includes a region encoding these proteins:
- a CDS encoding LPS-assembly protein LptD gives MNIRIFLLIMALGLLPAPYTAASSDCSGSLPGWACSGLELAQDIGSKDKKSNDKNYPYYIHEDPYQPSSAWAVCPPQPLQDFQPAFNGDPDKAPTMLIGNTAIRETGGKLTLTGNAEITRADKRLKAEQVTYTEDSEEVRAEGKVRIDQPDMTMTADHGSFWLKQNHGIFYDTQFRLYSRHARGSAETSRLLEPGITQFDKTTYTTCADNSNAWMLRASEVTLYQDEGQGVARHARLNIKGVPVIYTPYLSFPIDERRKSGFLIPGFGSSNQSGLEISLPYYFNLAPNYDATMTPRYLENRGAQLSTEFRYKFRRQDGIINYEILPNDDLTGENRNRFTFRDTNRFGQHLTTRIDYDRVSDKDYLNDLGDSLSLASATHLRRSAQADYRTRWWQAGIQVDDYQTIDRTIAPEDRPYERLPALRLNASSPWRPLGIDSKLDATLVNFDQDARVTADRFDAQPEISWPLRRNAFELTPRIGVRHTAYKLDNQNAGINKQQRRTTPLASLDGTLFLERPLNFGDKRYTHTLEPRLWYLYVKGENQEDIPLFDTSEPTFTYRELFTENRFNGADRMGDANQAALAVSTRVLDADTGAQLFRASVGELFYFANRNVTIDNSAPRTRSRSSVAGEMELALSRSWLGKADMVWDPYDGQTERGNLRLQYRPGYRKVANLSYRFLRQSQSQIDASILWPLTPSWHVLGRWYYDLNESSELETMAGIEYDSCCWGVRLIAREYIVADEDKPRRSIMFQFVLKGLARIGNDIESVLEDGILGYTDRPEN, from the coding sequence GTGAACATCCGAATCTTTCTCCTGATCATGGCGCTCGGCCTGCTTCCCGCACCGTACACTGCGGCCTCTTCCGACTGCTCCGGTTCCCTGCCTGGCTGGGCGTGCAGCGGTCTGGAACTGGCACAGGATATCGGTAGCAAAGACAAAAAATCGAACGACAAGAACTACCCCTACTACATCCATGAAGACCCCTACCAACCCTCTTCTGCCTGGGCCGTCTGCCCACCGCAACCTTTGCAGGATTTTCAACCGGCCTTCAATGGTGATCCTGACAAGGCCCCGACCATGCTGATCGGGAATACGGCTATCCGGGAAACCGGTGGCAAGCTGACGCTAACCGGCAACGCCGAAATTACCCGTGCAGACAAGCGCCTGAAGGCGGAGCAAGTCACCTATACCGAAGACAGTGAAGAAGTGCGGGCTGAAGGCAAGGTGCGTATTGACCAGCCGGATATGACCATGACTGCCGATCATGGCAGCTTCTGGCTGAAACAGAATCATGGCATCTTTTACGATACACAGTTCCGGCTCTATAGCCGCCATGCACGCGGCAGCGCCGAAACCTCCCGGCTGCTGGAACCCGGTATCACGCAGTTTGACAAAACCACCTACACCACCTGCGCCGACAACAGCAACGCCTGGATGCTGCGTGCCAGCGAGGTAACCCTGTACCAGGATGAAGGTCAGGGTGTTGCACGTCATGCCCGGCTCAACATCAAGGGCGTACCGGTAATCTACACCCCCTACTTGTCATTCCCGATCGACGAAAGGCGGAAAAGCGGCTTCCTGATACCAGGCTTCGGTTCCTCCAATCAGTCGGGCCTGGAGATTTCGCTGCCTTACTATTTCAATCTGGCCCCGAACTATGATGCCACCATGACGCCACGTTACCTGGAAAATCGTGGCGCACAGCTGAGCACCGAATTTCGCTACAAGTTCCGCCGCCAGGATGGCATTATCAACTACGAAATCCTGCCCAACGACGACCTCACGGGAGAAAACCGCAACCGCTTTACCTTCCGGGATACCAACCGCTTCGGACAGCACCTGACCACGCGTATCGACTATGACCGGGTTTCAGACAAGGATTACCTGAACGACCTGGGTGACTCACTGAGCCTGGCCAGCGCCACTCACCTGAGGCGATCAGCCCAGGCAGATTACCGGACCCGCTGGTGGCAGGCCGGAATACAGGTTGACGACTACCAGACCATCGACCGTACCATCGCCCCCGAGGACCGGCCCTACGAACGTCTGCCTGCACTGAGGCTGAATGCCAGCAGTCCGTGGCGTCCACTGGGTATCGACAGCAAACTGGATGCTACGCTGGTCAACTTTGACCAGGATGCACGTGTTACCGCAGACCGCTTCGACGCACAACCTGAAATCAGCTGGCCACTGCGCCGCAATGCTTTTGAACTGACACCACGGATTGGCGTCCGCCATACGGCCTACAAGCTTGACAACCAGAATGCCGGCATCAACAAGCAACAACGCCGCACTACACCCCTTGCCAGCCTGGACGGGACTCTTTTCCTTGAACGCCCGCTGAACTTCGGGGACAAGCGCTACACCCACACCCTCGAGCCACGCCTCTGGTACCTGTATGTAAAGGGTGAAAACCAGGAAGACATTCCACTGTTTGATACCAGTGAGCCAACTTTCACCTACCGGGAGTTGTTCACCGAAAACCGTTTCAACGGTGCCGACCGCATGGGTGACGCCAACCAGGCGGCACTGGCGGTGTCGACGCGCGTACTTGATGCAGACACCGGCGCCCAGCTTTTCCGTGCCTCGGTGGGGGAACTGTTCTACTTCGCCAATCGAAATGTCACAATCGACAACAGCGCACCCAGGACGCGCAGCCGCTCCAGCGTCGCCGGTGAAATGGAACTGGCACTGTCACGCTCCTGGCTGGGCAAGGCAGATATGGTGTGGGATCCTTACGACGGGCAGACTGAGCGCGGCAACCTGAGACTTCAGTACCGACCGGGATACCGCAAGGTCGCTAACCTGTCCTACCGGTTCCTGCGGCAATCCCAGAGTCAGATAGACGCTTCTATCCTGTGGCCATTGACACCATCGTGGCATGTACTCGGACGCTGGTACTATGACCTTAATGAATCCTCGGAACTTGAGACCATGGCGGGTATCGAATATGACAGCTGCTGCTGGGGTGTCCGGCTGATTGCCCGTGAATATATTGTTGCTGACGAGGATAAACCCCGACGCTCCATTATGTTCCAGTTTGTCCTCAAGGGACTGGCACGTATTGGCAATGACATCGAGTCAGTACTGGAAGATGGTATCCTTGGCTACACCGACCGACCTGAAAACTGA
- a CDS encoding peptidylprolyl isomerase, translating into MSLLLTLVFILPGQLLANVPLNHIVAVVNNDVILQSELDNRERLVIEQLQKQDAQLPPQDVMRKQVLDRLILENLQLQIAERSGIRVDDETLNANLRSMAKQNGMTLTEFREVLEKDGFDYVAFREEFRNQIIMNKIRQQMVDNRVQVSEQEVDNLLASAAEFNDQSREYHLLHILISLPEAASPEQIQAAKKRAEDILARLKAGADFKQLAIAESDSQTALDGGDLGWRKTGQLPSFFSDVVGQLKAGQISDLIRTPSGFHIVKIEDIRGDEQHTVHQTQASHILLRPDALVSENEVKTRITQLYDRIMAGDDFAELARAHSQDPGSASQGGSLGWVSPGKMVPEFEKAMNELDVGEVSKPVKSRFGWHLIKVLDRRDHDDTEAYRRARVRESIRQRKTDEELEIWLRRLRDEAYVEYIDNGS; encoded by the coding sequence ATATCCCTCCTGCTGACTCTGGTATTTATACTGCCCGGACAATTGCTCGCCAATGTGCCGCTGAACCACATTGTGGCCGTAGTCAACAATGACGTCATCCTGCAAAGCGAACTGGACAACCGGGAACGCCTTGTCATCGAACAATTACAGAAACAGGATGCACAGCTCCCGCCACAGGATGTCATGCGCAAACAGGTACTGGACCGCCTGATACTGGAAAACCTCCAGTTACAGATTGCCGAACGCTCCGGTATACGCGTTGACGATGAAACACTCAACGCCAACCTGCGCAGCATGGCCAAACAGAACGGGATGACATTGACTGAATTCCGCGAAGTCCTGGAAAAAGACGGCTTTGATTATGTCGCTTTCCGCGAGGAATTCCGTAACCAGATCATCATGAACAAGATACGCCAGCAGATGGTGGATAACCGCGTGCAGGTCAGTGAACAGGAAGTCGACAATCTGCTGGCCAGTGCCGCAGAGTTCAATGACCAGTCACGTGAATATCACCTGCTGCACATCCTGATTTCCCTGCCGGAAGCCGCCAGCCCGGAACAAATCCAGGCAGCAAAAAAACGTGCCGAAGACATCCTCGCCCGCCTCAAGGCCGGTGCGGACTTTAAACAGCTTGCCATCGCAGAATCAGATAGTCAGACCGCTCTTGATGGTGGTGATCTTGGCTGGCGCAAGACCGGGCAGCTCCCCTCCTTCTTCTCCGATGTGGTCGGGCAGCTGAAAGCTGGCCAGATCAGCGATCTGATCCGCACCCCGAGCGGCTTCCATATCGTAAAAATCGAGGATATTCGCGGTGACGAACAACATACCGTCCATCAGACGCAGGCCAGCCACATCCTGCTGAGGCCTGATGCGCTGGTATCGGAAAATGAAGTCAAAACACGTATCACCCAGCTTTACGACCGCATTATGGCAGGTGACGATTTTGCCGAGCTGGCGCGCGCCCATTCACAGGACCCCGGCTCCGCCAGCCAGGGAGGAAGCCTTGGCTGGGTCAGCCCCGGCAAGATGGTACCTGAGTTCGAGAAAGCCATGAACGAACTTGATGTCGGTGAAGTCAGCAAACCGGTCAAGAGCCGTTTTGGCTGGCACCTGATCAAGGTACTGGACCGTCGCGACCACGATGATACGGAAGCCTACCGCCGTGCGCGTGTTCGCGAATCGATCCGCCAGCGCAAAACTGACGAAGAACTGGAAATCTGGTTGCGCCGACTGCGCGACGAAGCATACGTCGAGTATATCGATAACGGATCGTGA
- the pdxA gene encoding 4-hydroxythreonine-4-phosphate dehydrogenase PdxA — MTLRIAITTGEPAGIGPELCATLDASLFDAELVLIGDPELLGNRTVAGKTLTDLPLFNPASSAQKGRLCIAPVNLNTPSHAGTLNPDNAGYVLQTLDTAIEGCLDKTFQAMVTAPVHKAVINDAGIPFTGHTEYLAEKTASTQVVMMLATPGLRVALATTHLPLSEVPAAITADNLEAVLRCLYRDLQLHFHIKSPRVLVAGLNPHAGEGGHLGYEDDTIIRPVIEQLSAEGMSLTGPLPADTLFTPPWLAKTDAVLCMYHDQGLPVLKHMGFGQAINITLGLPVIRTSVDHGTALEIAGTHRADPGSLVAAIHCAIEMAG; from the coding sequence GTGACCCTGCGTATTGCCATTACCACAGGCGAACCGGCAGGCATCGGACCGGAACTGTGCGCAACACTGGATGCCAGTCTGTTTGACGCAGAGCTGGTACTGATCGGTGACCCGGAGCTTCTGGGTAACCGCACGGTAGCCGGTAAAACGCTAACAGACTTGCCGCTGTTCAACCCCGCCAGCTCGGCACAAAAAGGCCGGCTGTGCATAGCACCGGTTAACCTCAATACACCGTCACATGCCGGAACGCTCAACCCTGACAACGCCGGCTATGTCCTGCAGACGCTGGATACCGCGATTGAAGGCTGTCTCGATAAAACCTTCCAGGCCATGGTGACCGCACCGGTACACAAGGCTGTGATCAATGATGCCGGCATCCCTTTTACCGGCCACACCGAATACCTGGCAGAAAAAACCGCGAGTACACAGGTCGTCATGATGCTGGCAACACCCGGCCTGCGTGTCGCCCTGGCGACAACACACCTGCCACTATCCGAAGTACCTGCGGCGATTACCGCAGACAACCTCGAAGCTGTCCTCCGCTGCCTGTACCGGGACCTGCAGCTACATTTTCATATCAAATCGCCACGTGTGCTGGTGGCCGGACTGAACCCGCACGCCGGTGAGGGTGGCCACCTCGGATACGAGGATGACACCATCATCCGTCCTGTCATCGAGCAGCTGTCGGCCGAAGGTATGAGTCTCACCGGACCCTTGCCGGCCGACACACTGTTCACACCACCGTGGCTTGCCAAAACCGATGCCGTGCTGTGCATGTATCACGACCAGGGGCTGCCGGTCCTCAAGCATATGGGCTTTGGTCAGGCGATTAATATTACGCTGGGGCTGCCGGTTATCCGTACTTCGGTTGATCACGGCACCGCCCTGGAAATTGCCGGGACTCACCGCGCAGACCCTGGAAGCCTGGTAGCCGCCATACACTGCGCAATCGAGATGGCTGGCTGA
- a CDS encoding cation:proton antiporter, translating into MEHSLVLNLLLLMAGTTSLVALCYRIGLSPIIGYLTAGLLFGPYVSGILHESEWIHMLAETGVVLLMFTIGLEFSLPRLLASRRLVLGLGGAQVLLITLVFTLFLMWAGMQPGLAFVLGGAFAMSSTAIALKQLAEQGELGMVHGKITTAILLFQDIAAIPFLVLLPFLAPDNTATSGEIWVTFIKAVAVFIALVAFGRNLLPQILHTVARTHSLELFMLTVLATALSAAALTLLAGLSSTLGAFMAGMLLGETHFRHQVEADIRPFRDLMLGIFFISIGMQLNPQVLITAPLMVLAVLLGLTLIKGLMMYALIRLFSYNAMDAARGAVSLSQGGEFGLLLVAQALSLGLAEAAFLQPVLAGLIISMLLAPVIVRFNYPISQLLHGRHPLRLKSDTLENVAEETADLHGHVIICGYGRLGQGIAHILNEQDFDVVAIDNDPERVRLLRKQEPSLLFGDAANAIILELAKIHQARALAIAFDDEEKARLVLAHVHRLNPDLPVLVRSRHGWKTADELGLNVQVFDDRLESSLMYAYELLVMCGVEPEQAEKTIHLIRTSAFSELKTF; encoded by the coding sequence ATGGAACACAGCCTGGTTCTGAATCTGTTGTTACTGATGGCAGGAACGACCTCGCTGGTTGCACTGTGCTATCGCATTGGCCTGTCGCCGATCATTGGCTATCTGACTGCGGGCTTACTGTTCGGCCCGTATGTCAGTGGTATTTTGCATGAGTCAGAATGGATTCATATGCTGGCAGAAACCGGCGTAGTGCTGCTGATGTTTACTATCGGACTCGAATTCTCTCTGCCGAGGCTGCTGGCCTCACGCCGTCTGGTACTGGGCTTGGGTGGGGCCCAGGTATTACTGATCACGCTGGTATTTACACTGTTTTTAATGTGGGCAGGCATGCAGCCCGGGCTGGCATTCGTGCTGGGTGGTGCATTTGCCATGTCTTCTACCGCGATAGCACTGAAACAGCTTGCCGAGCAGGGTGAACTGGGCATGGTGCATGGGAAAATTACGACCGCTATATTGCTGTTTCAGGATATCGCCGCCATTCCTTTTCTGGTCCTGCTGCCTTTTCTTGCCCCGGACAATACCGCGACATCAGGGGAAATATGGGTAACTTTTATCAAAGCAGTGGCTGTATTCATTGCGCTGGTGGCGTTCGGGCGCAACCTGTTGCCGCAAATATTGCACACTGTTGCACGCACTCATTCACTGGAATTATTTATGCTGACAGTGCTGGCGACGGCTTTAAGTGCAGCCGCATTAACCCTGCTAGCAGGCCTGTCTTCCACGCTGGGCGCTTTCATGGCAGGTATGCTACTGGGTGAAACCCATTTCCGGCATCAGGTCGAAGCTGATATTCGACCGTTTAGGGATTTGATGCTGGGCATCTTTTTTATCAGCATCGGCATGCAGCTTAACCCCCAGGTTTTGATTACAGCACCGTTGATGGTTCTGGCTGTGTTGCTTGGCCTTACACTGATAAAAGGTCTGATGATGTATGCGTTGATTCGACTGTTTTCCTACAACGCCATGGATGCGGCACGTGGTGCGGTGTCGCTTTCTCAAGGAGGAGAATTCGGCCTGCTACTGGTCGCACAGGCACTTTCACTTGGGCTTGCGGAGGCAGCCTTTTTACAGCCCGTACTGGCGGGCCTTATCATCAGTATGTTGCTGGCGCCGGTAATTGTACGATTCAATTACCCAATATCCCAGTTATTGCATGGCCGCCATCCCTTGCGCCTGAAAAGCGACACACTGGAAAATGTGGCAGAGGAAACCGCTGACCTACATGGCCATGTCATTATTTGTGGCTATGGCAGGTTGGGACAGGGTATTGCGCACATACTGAACGAGCAGGATTTTGATGTGGTGGCGATTGATAATGACCCGGAAAGGGTTCGGTTACTGCGCAAACAGGAGCCATCACTGCTGTTTGGTGATGCTGCAAATGCCATTATTCTGGAGCTGGCAAAAATCCACCAGGCACGGGCACTGGCAATAGCTTTTGATGATGAAGAGAAAGCACGATTGGTACTGGCACATGTGCATCGCCTTAACCCCGACCTCCCGGTGCTGGTACGCAGCCGCCACGGCTGGAAAACGGCTGACGAGCTGGGTCTGAATGTACAGGTCTTTGATGACCGACTGGAAAGCAGCCTGATGTACGCCTATGAATTACTGGTTATGTGTGGCGTAGAACCAGAACAGGCAGAAAAAACCATTCATCTTATTCGTACCAGTGCGTTTTCAGAGTTGAAAACGTTTTAA
- the rsmA gene encoding 16S rRNA (adenine(1518)-N(6)/adenine(1519)-N(6))-dimethyltransferase RsmA: MGSSLSHRPRKRFGQNFLHDAGIIQRIVQAVSPQPGQRIVEIGPGQGAITLPLLEACGKLEVVELDRDLIQPLADRAAGIGELIIHQQDVLKFDFGTLAGDDRLRVVGNLPYNISTPLLFHLIDQSPAIQDMHFMLQKEVVDRMAAAPGNSDYGRLSVMIQYHCKVDPLFRVKPGAFNPAPKVESAIVRLTPWQQPPARLDDLASLSLLVRTAFSQRRKTLRNTLKKLLPAEQIEAADVDPGVRPETISLEQYIKLANQLSRMKTREH; this comes from the coding sequence ATGGGTAGCTCCTTGAGTCACCGTCCAAGGAAACGCTTTGGACAAAACTTCCTCCATGATGCCGGCATAATCCAGCGCATCGTGCAGGCAGTCAGTCCGCAACCCGGCCAGAGAATTGTGGAAATCGGGCCTGGCCAGGGTGCGATTACGCTGCCATTACTGGAAGCTTGCGGGAAACTCGAGGTTGTGGAGCTGGACCGTGACCTGATACAGCCCCTTGCCGACAGGGCCGCCGGAATCGGAGAGCTGATTATCCACCAGCAGGACGTCCTGAAATTCGATTTCGGAACACTGGCCGGGGATGACCGCCTGCGCGTCGTGGGAAACCTGCCCTACAATATTTCCACACCCCTGCTGTTCCACCTGATTGACCAGTCACCGGCCATACAAGACATGCATTTCATGCTGCAAAAAGAGGTTGTGGACAGAATGGCGGCTGCACCGGGCAACAGTGACTATGGCAGGCTGTCGGTGATGATCCAGTACCACTGCAAGGTCGACCCGCTGTTCCGGGTCAAACCCGGTGCCTTTAACCCTGCGCCCAAAGTTGAGTCTGCGATCGTAAGGCTGACGCCGTGGCAACAACCTCCCGCCCGGCTTGATGACCTTGCCAGCCTGTCGCTGCTGGTACGCACGGCTTTCTCCCAGCGTCGTAAAACCCTGCGCAATACGCTAAAAAAACTGCTGCCTGCTGAGCAAATCGAAGCGGCGGACGTGGACCCCGGAGTACGACCGGAAACCATCAGCCTGGAGCAATATATCAAACTGGCCAACCAGCTTTCGCGAATGAAAACCCGGGAACACTGA
- a CDS encoding acetyltransferase — MFLKDKSTGDLVEVLDMAAMIDPCSVELEGRYHAGEELQDPARFVKKQLAFPSGEELPRCWIDVGYRSVRH, encoded by the coding sequence ATGTTCCTGAAAGACAAGAGTACGGGTGACCTGGTGGAAGTTCTGGATATGGCTGCGATGATAGATCCTTGCAGTGTCGAACTTGAGGGGCGCTACCACGCCGGAGAGGAGTTGCAGGATCCGGCACGTTTTGTAAAAAAACAGCTGGCATTTCCTTCCGGGGAAGAATTGCCACGCTGCTGGATAGACGTTGGTTATCGGAGCGTCCGGCATTAG
- the apaG gene encoding Co2+/Mg2+ efflux protein ApaG has translation MTTDSYDIKIDVETHYIEEQSLPEQGRYVFAYTITIENCGNVPAQLLRRHWVITDSNNRVQEVKGEGVIGEQPHLKPGENFRYTSGTMLETPVGSMKGSYQMVADDGVEFDADIPPFSLSIPRILH, from the coding sequence ATGACAACAGACAGTTACGATATCAAAATCGATGTGGAAACCCACTACATCGAAGAGCAATCACTTCCCGAACAGGGCCGCTATGTGTTTGCCTATACCATCACGATCGAGAACTGCGGTAATGTACCTGCCCAGTTGCTACGTCGCCACTGGGTGATTACCGATTCCAACAACCGCGTGCAGGAAGTCAAGGGCGAAGGTGTCATTGGAGAACAACCACACCTCAAGCCCGGTGAAAATTTTCGTTACACCAGTGGCACCATGCTGGAAACGCCTGTCGGCAGCATGAAAGGCAGCTACCAGATGGTCGCCGATGATGGTGTCGAATTCGATGCCGATATACCGCCCTTCAGCCTGTCGATTCCGCGCATCCTGCACTGA
- a CDS encoding symmetrical bis(5'-nucleosyl)-tetraphosphatase — protein MAIWAIGDIQGCYDELQALLEQINFDTHKDTLWFAGDLVNRGPKSLETLRFLHHLNAVTVLGNHDLHLLASAHIPKYRKHRDTLHQIIDADDGPQLLDWLRHQPLLHHDGHTGYTMIHAGLPPQWNLQIAQQCAAEVEQVLRGPDYKDFLETMYGNHPNLWSESLRGHDRLRFITNCLTRLRYCDANGRLALEHKGAPGTQPRHLRPWFEWPRKSADMNILFGHWSTLGAYDGNGVHSLDTGCLWGGTLTALRVDTAEPERVEYACPGAMSPREEK, from the coding sequence GTGGCAATCTGGGCGATCGGCGACATCCAGGGCTGCTACGACGAACTTCAGGCACTACTGGAACAGATAAACTTCGATACGCACAAGGATACGCTGTGGTTTGCAGGCGACCTCGTCAACCGCGGACCAAAGTCACTGGAGACCCTTCGCTTTCTCCACCACCTGAATGCCGTCACGGTACTCGGTAACCACGATCTTCACCTGCTTGCCTCGGCGCACATCCCGAAATACCGCAAGCACAGGGACACCCTGCATCAGATCATAGATGCCGATGACGGACCACAATTGCTCGACTGGCTGCGTCACCAGCCTCTGCTTCACCATGATGGCCACACCGGTTACACCATGATCCATGCCGGGCTGCCCCCACAATGGAACCTGCAAATTGCACAACAGTGTGCCGCTGAAGTGGAACAGGTGTTACGAGGCCCGGACTACAAAGACTTTCTCGAGACCATGTATGGAAACCACCCTAACCTGTGGTCCGAGTCGCTGCGCGGTCACGATCGCCTGCGCTTCATCACCAACTGTTTAACACGGCTGCGCTACTGTGATGCCAATGGACGACTGGCGCTGGAACACAAGGGCGCACCCGGCACCCAGCCCAGGCACCTCAGGCCGTGGTTCGAATGGCCAAGAAAAAGTGCCGATATGAATATCCTGTTCGGGCACTGGTCGACGCTGGGGGCTTATGACGGTAATGGCGTTCATTCGCTGGATACGGGTTGCCTGTGGGGCGGGACGTTGACGGCGCTGCGGGTGGACACGGCAGAGCCGGAGCGTGTGGAGTATGCCTGTCCGGGGGCGATGTCGCCGCGTGAGGAAAAATAG
- the folA gene encoding type 3 dihydrofolate reductase, translated as MKISLIVAMAQNHVIGRDNQLPWRLPADLQHFKALTMGKPVIMGRKTWESLGRPLPGRTNIVITRDVGYQAEGCVVVHSVEQALEVAAGSDEAMVIGGANLYRQLLDRADRLYLTLVKADVEGDTWFPEFNLTQWHEVEREAHTRDDKNEFDFEFVTLERIT; from the coding sequence ATGAAAATCTCCCTCATTGTCGCCATGGCGCAGAACCATGTGATCGGCCGTGACAACCAGCTGCCCTGGCGCCTGCCTGCTGACCTGCAGCATTTCAAGGCGCTGACGATGGGCAAACCCGTCATCATGGGTCGCAAGACCTGGGAATCACTCGGGCGCCCGTTACCGGGACGAACCAACATTGTGATTACCCGCGATGTTGGATATCAGGCCGAGGGCTGTGTCGTTGTGCATTCTGTCGAACAGGCACTGGAAGTGGCCGCCGGCAGCGACGAAGCCATGGTCATCGGCGGCGCAAATCTCTACCGGCAACTGCTCGACCGGGCTGACCGTCTGTATCTCACGCTGGTCAAGGCAGATGTCGAGGGCGACACCTGGTTTCCCGAATTCAATCTGACGCAGTGGCATGAAGTTGAACGCGAAGCACATACACGCGATGACAAAAATGAATTCGATTTCGAGTTTGTCACACTGGAGCGCATTACCTGA
- a CDS encoding thymidylate synthase, with protein MKQYRDLMQHVLDNGVRKEDRTGTGTLSVFGHQMRFDLGEGFPAVTTKKLHLRSIIHELLWFLQGDTNIRYLKDNGVSIWDEWADENGELGPVYGSQWRSWPAADGRKIDQISQVIDQIKNNPDSRRIIVSAWNVGEIDNMALPPCHAFFQFYVAEGKLSCQLYQRSADIFLGVPFNIASYALLTMMMAQVTGLQPGDFVHTLGDAHLYSNHLEQARTQLQREPRKLPTMQINPDVKDLFSFTFEDFELVDYDPHPHIKAPVAV; from the coding sequence GTGAAGCAGTATCGTGACCTGATGCAGCACGTGCTGGATAACGGCGTGCGCAAGGAGGACCGTACCGGGACCGGAACGCTGAGTGTTTTCGGTCACCAGATGCGTTTCGACCTGGGGGAAGGGTTTCCCGCCGTCACCACCAAGAAGCTGCACCTGCGTTCGATTATTCACGAGTTGTTATGGTTCCTGCAGGGCGATACCAATATCCGCTACCTGAAAGACAACGGTGTCAGCATCTGGGACGAATGGGCCGATGAGAACGGTGAACTCGGTCCGGTATACGGCTCCCAGTGGCGTAGCTGGCCGGCTGCGGACGGCCGCAAGATCGACCAGATCAGCCAGGTCATCGACCAGATCAAAAACAACCCGGACTCCCGGCGCATTATCGTCAGTGCCTGGAATGTCGGTGAAATCGACAACATGGCGTTACCGCCCTGTCATGCCTTCTTCCAGTTCTATGTGGCCGAGGGCAAGTTGTCCTGCCAGTTATACCAGCGCAGTGCGGACATCTTCCTGGGTGTCCCGTTCAATATCGCCTCCTATGCCCTGCTGACCATGATGATGGCGCAGGTGACCGGCCTGCAGCCGGGCGATTTCGTACACACGCTGGGTGATGCCCACCTGTATTCCAACCATCTCGAACAGGCCCGTACCCAGTTACAGCGCGAACCGCGCAAACTGCCGACCATGCAGATCAACCCGGATGTAAAAGACCTGTTCAGTTTCACCTTTGAAGACTTCGAACTGGTCGACTACGACCCGCACCCGCACATCAAGGCACCGGTTGCCGTGTGA
- the lgt gene encoding prolipoprotein diacylglyceryl transferase, producing MLTYPNIDPVVVSFGPFAIHWYGLMYLIGFIAVWWLGTIRARKPGSGWTPEEISDLLFYGALGVILGGRIGYILFYNFGLFLDDPLVLFRIWQGGMSFHGGMLGVFFAMWLYGRKTGRTFYEVTDVIAPYVPVGLGAGRIGNFINGELWGKPTDLPWGMVFPFVDNQPRHPSMLYEAFLEGLVLFIILWFYSAKPRPRRAVSGMFMLCYGIFRFAVEFVRTPDAHIGYLVFGWVTMGHVLSAPMILFGLYLLWWAYSGRGKREAVS from the coding sequence ATGTTGACCTATCCGAATATTGATCCGGTGGTTGTTTCGTTCGGGCCGTTTGCCATTCACTGGTACGGACTGATGTATCTGATCGGTTTTATCGCGGTCTGGTGGCTGGGTACTATCCGTGCACGCAAACCCGGCTCCGGGTGGACGCCGGAAGAGATCAGTGACCTGCTGTTTTACGGTGCCCTTGGCGTTATTCTTGGCGGGCGCATCGGTTATATCCTGTTTTATAACTTCGGTCTGTTTCTCGACGATCCCCTGGTGCTGTTTCGCATCTGGCAGGGCGGGATGTCATTTCACGGTGGCATGCTCGGCGTATTCTTTGCCATGTGGCTCTATGGGCGCAAGACCGGGCGTACCTTTTACGAAGTGACCGATGTGATCGCGCCCTATGTGCCTGTCGGTCTGGGCGCCGGGCGGATCGGCAATTTTATTAACGGCGAGCTTTGGGGGAAACCGACAGACCTGCCCTGGGGTATGGTGTTCCCGTTCGTCGACAATCAGCCGCGTCACCCGTCCATGCTCTACGAGGCCTTTCTTGAAGGGTTGGTGCTGTTCATTATTCTGTGGTTTTATTCGGCGAAGCCGCGACCACGCCGTGCAGTGTCCGGCATGTTTATGCTGTGTTATGGCATTTTCCGTTTTGCAGTGGAGTTTGTGCGTACGCCCGATGCACACATTGGTTACCTGGTATTTGGCTGGGTGACCATGGGGCATGTGCTGTCTGCGCCGATGATCCTGTTTGGACTTTATTTGTTGTGGTGGGCCTACTCGGGGAGAGGGAAGCGTGAAGCAGTATCGTGA